The genomic interval CATGGTGTCGACTACCGCATCCTCAAAGGCGCGGGCAATATCGGCCTTATCCTGCGGGCTCGCCTCGGTTTTTTGTAAGGTGTTGACAGCAAAGGTTTTCAGGCCGCTAAAACTGAAGTCCAGGCCGGGTCGATTAGTCATAGGACGCGGGAAACGAAAGCGAGTGGGGTTGCCCTGTTGCGCCAGTTTTGCCAGTGCCGGGCCACCCGGATAGCCCAGCCCCAGTAGCTTGGCGGTCTTGTCAAAGGCCTCACCGGCAGCATCATCGAGGGTATCACCGAGGATTTCATATTGACCAATGGCCTCAACCTGTATCAACAGGGTGTGCCCACCGGATACCAGCAGGGCAATAAACGGGAATACCGGGGCATCGTCTTCCAGCATGGGTGCCAGCAGATGCCCCTCCATGTGGTGTACCGCGATGGCAGGCAGATCCAGTGCCCAGGCCAGGCTACGCCCCACCGCCGTGCCGACCAATAGCGCACCAATCAGACCGGGGCCCGCGGTGTAGGCGATGCCATCCAGTTGTTTGAGTGTCAGGCTGGAGTCTTTAAGGCATTGTTTTATAAGTGGTAATATCCGTTTAATATGATCCCTGGAGGCGAGTTCAGGCACCACGCCACCATATTCCGCATGCATCTCGACCTGGCTGTGCAGGACGTGCGACAGCAGACCCTGTTCTGAGTCATAGATGGCGATGCCTGTCTCATCACAGGAGGTTTCGATACCGAGGATCTTCATGGGGGGTATTTTCGCATGCTATTTCAAATGTACAAGCTAATTGGGTATTATATTCACTTGGTTACCACGCAGAGCGTGGGAACCAGTAAAGGGTCTCGTTTTCACGCAGGACACGGGATCTGGTAAGGAAGCCTCGTT from Gammaproteobacteria bacterium carries:
- the tsaD gene encoding tRNA (adenosine(37)-N6)-threonylcarbamoyltransferase complex transferase subunit TsaD, with protein sequence MKILGIETSCDETGIAIYDSEQGLLSHVLHSQVEMHAEYGGVVPELASRDHIKRILPLIKQCLKDSSLTLKQLDGIAYTAGPGLIGALLVGTAVGRSLAWALDLPAIAVHHMEGHLLAPMLEDDAPVFPFIALLVSGGHTLLIQVEAIGQYEILGDTLDDAAGEAFDKTAKLLGLGYPGGPALAKLAQQGNPTRFRFPRPMTNRPGLDFSFSGLKTFAVNTLQKTEASPQDKADIARAFEDAVVDTMMIKCRRAIQQTGINQLVIAGGVSANQALRKGLEKLMHKENGRVFYPRMEFCTDNGAMIAFAGCQRLLAGQQEDLGFQARARWSIDELVDTTT